One genomic window of Mucilaginibacter sp. SJ includes the following:
- a CDS encoding 50S ribosomal protein L25/general stress protein Ctc yields the protein MKSIAISGSLRENVGKRDAKELRYNGLVPAVLYGGATQTHFAVSAADLRAVVYTPVVHFIDLEIAGVKSQAIIQDIQFHPLTEKITHVDFLLLDEKKPITIEIPVKLTGTSPGVKVGGKLVQKLRKLRIKALPKEHLDAIEVSIESLEVGKSVKVSDIKLDNLVITNAKEDTIVSVTTSRALRQAEQEAAQGKK from the coding sequence ATGAAATCAATTGCTATTAGCGGTTCTCTAAGAGAGAACGTAGGGAAAAGAGACGCGAAAGAGCTGCGTTACAATGGCTTAGTGCCTGCAGTTCTTTATGGTGGTGCTACACAAACCCACTTTGCAGTGTCCGCAGCTGATTTGAGAGCCGTAGTTTACACTCCGGTTGTTCATTTCATCGATCTGGAAATTGCCGGAGTTAAATCACAAGCTATTATCCAGGACATCCAGTTTCACCCACTAACTGAAAAAATCACTCACGTTGACTTTTTATTGTTAGATGAGAAAAAACCTATCACCATCGAGATCCCGGTTAAATTAACAGGTACTTCTCCAGGTGTTAAAGTAGGTGGTAAACTGGTTCAGAAATTAAGGAAACTGCGTATCAAAGCGCTTCCTAAAGAACATCTTGATGCTATTGAAGTAAGCATCGAATCTCTTGAAGTTGGTAAATCAGTAAAAGTATCTGATATTAAATTAGATAACTTAGTGATCACCAACGCTAAAGAAGATACCATTGTTTCTGTAACTACCTCACGTGCATTACGCCAGGCAGAGCAGGAAGCAGCTCAAGGTAAAAAATAA
- the pth gene encoding aminoacyl-tRNA hydrolase, with protein sequence MKYLIVGLGNIGPEYADTRHNIGFMVLDEMAKQEGARFQNSRLAYYTEVSFKSRTLCLIKPTTYMNLSGKALSYWMKDLKIPVENVLVIVDDIALPLGTLRLKPKGSAAGHNGLKHIEATLGHNNYARLRFGVSDNYPKGRQVDYVLSGFDEDEKPGLPALIDRSIEMIKSFATIGTELTMTRYNK encoded by the coding sequence ATGAAATATTTAATTGTAGGTTTAGGAAATATCGGTCCGGAGTATGCGGATACCAGGCATAACATAGGTTTTATGGTATTGGATGAAATGGCTAAGCAAGAGGGAGCGAGGTTCCAAAACTCGCGGCTGGCTTATTATACCGAGGTATCGTTTAAAAGCCGTACGCTTTGCCTCATTAAACCTACTACCTATATGAACCTGAGCGGGAAAGCATTGAGCTACTGGATGAAAGACCTGAAAATTCCGGTTGAAAATGTTTTAGTTATTGTAGATGATATCGCCCTGCCGTTAGGTACCCTCCGCCTTAAACCTAAAGGCAGTGCCGCCGGGCATAATGGCCTTAAACATATCGAAGCTACCCTTGGTCATAATAACTACGCCCGTTTACGCTTTGGCGTAAGTGATAACTATCCAAAAGGAAGGCAGGTTGATTACGTATTGAGTGGTTTTGATGAAGATGAGAAGCCAGGGCTCCCGGCATTGATAGACCGCTCGATTGAGATGATCAAAAGTTTTGCCACCATAGGTACCGAACTTACCATGACCCGCTATAATAAGTAA
- a CDS encoding carboxypeptidase-like regulatory domain-containing protein → MKQILLTVLCCYFSTLLLAQTKTTTAPAVPNIIVKGIVIDSANNKPVGYVTVALQDAATKAPVKSTLAKDDGSFELKAPEGKTYRLVAVFIGYATKTISVKLTNNTFNAGRILLLASGKQLKEVTVTAVRPVMKQEVDRLSYDVQADPESKSIT, encoded by the coding sequence ATGAAACAAATCCTGTTAACGGTACTTTGCTGCTACTTTTCTACACTCTTACTTGCTCAAACAAAAACTACCACGGCTCCGGCAGTTCCTAATATTATTGTAAAAGGTATTGTCATTGATTCGGCTAATAACAAACCTGTGGGATATGTTACTGTTGCACTCCAGGATGCCGCCACCAAAGCCCCGGTAAAAAGCACGCTGGCTAAAGATGACGGCAGCTTTGAGCTGAAAGCGCCCGAAGGTAAAACTTACCGGCTGGTAGCTGTTTTTATTGGTTACGCCACCAAAACTATCTCCGTAAAACTTACAAATAATACATTTAATGCCGGCCGGATCCTGCTGTTGGCATCGGGCAAGCAATTAAAGGAAGTTACCGTTACGGCAGTAAGGCCGGTGATGAAGCAGGAGGTTGACCGCCTGAGTTATGATGTGCAGGCCGACCCTGAAAGCAAATCAATTACCTAA
- a CDS encoding TonB-dependent receptor domain-containing protein, with the protein MKHFLLTVLCCFVTGMAMAQATAPVPVQNITVKGTVIDSAANKPLGYGTVALQDAATKAPVKSVLAKDDGSFELKAPEGKTYQLVVASVGYATKVLPVTITGKTFDAGRILVATSSKQLNEVTITAVKPVMKQEVDRISYDVTADPESKAVSALDMMRKVPLLAVDGDDNIKLKGSGKYKILINGKESALMAKNPSDVLKAMPATNIEKIEVITTPPAKYDAEGLTGIINIITKKNADQGYNGSINMRYNTVWGPGYNLNVTAKQGKFGISGYAGFGNQKRNTNTFTTTQTQFQPNSRTVKSNILQDGTNSFGGKYRYANAEMSYEIDTLNLLTGSFEFFHGEFDQDGSQRSAQTNAVGDLTQGYNLLSNGYNHDQGLDASLNYQLGFKGHKDELLTVSYKYSYGPTKNFTDNQFSDRVNYYNALQPDFRQYNNAGNREHTFQLDYTYPLKKISIEAGGKVILRNNFSDYRREDKDSTSSVYNVNTGQTGEFDYHQDVYSAYNSYQLKMDKWTGKAGLRLEHTQVNAVFTGTPLDKSYNNFIPSVSIQRALKSSSISLGFTQRIQRPGIYQLNPFIDKSNPKFINTGNPDLKPELNNTFELNYSNFTKGSINVGLSYAFSNNAIQNVTSLVQNNAGDHIDTVTFTTYQNLGSNRTLGLNLNTNYSITKKFTVNINGQISHVWLKGTYNGQFYKNDGYTGNAFANIGYKFDDGYRIGLNAGFFSGDVTLQGKSSNFIYNSYVVSKEFLNKKLTISAVANNPYSKYRTFRSTTHTVNFDQESLYHNRYRNFAIRLNYKFGKLNGDIKKNQRGINNDDTKGGGKSNSGGNG; encoded by the coding sequence ATGAAACATTTTTTACTAACAGTGCTCTGCTGCTTTGTTACGGGCATGGCTATGGCCCAGGCTACCGCACCGGTTCCTGTTCAAAATATAACGGTTAAAGGCACCGTGATTGATTCGGCCGCCAACAAGCCGTTGGGATATGGTACTGTTGCCCTACAGGATGCGGCTACCAAAGCACCGGTAAAGAGTGTGCTTGCCAAAGATGACGGCAGCTTTGAGCTGAAGGCTCCCGAAGGTAAAACCTATCAATTGGTGGTGGCCTCTGTTGGTTACGCAACCAAAGTGCTCCCGGTAACAATAACCGGTAAAACATTTGATGCCGGGCGGATCCTGGTAGCCACATCAAGCAAACAATTGAACGAAGTAACGATTACCGCGGTAAAACCGGTAATGAAACAGGAGGTTGACCGCATCAGTTATGACGTTACTGCCGACCCGGAAAGCAAGGCCGTATCGGCATTGGATATGATGCGCAAGGTGCCGCTTTTAGCTGTTGATGGCGACGATAATATCAAATTAAAAGGCAGCGGTAAATACAAGATCCTGATCAACGGCAAAGAATCAGCACTGATGGCCAAAAACCCATCAGATGTGTTGAAGGCCATGCCGGCCACTAACATCGAGAAAATTGAGGTGATCACCACTCCGCCCGCAAAATACGATGCGGAAGGTTTGACAGGTATTATCAATATCATTACCAAAAAAAATGCTGACCAGGGCTACAATGGCAGCATCAACATGCGCTATAACACTGTATGGGGACCCGGTTATAATCTAAACGTAACTGCCAAGCAGGGCAAGTTCGGAATTTCGGGTTATGCCGGTTTTGGTAATCAGAAACGTAATACCAATACTTTTACTACTACCCAAACGCAGTTTCAGCCAAATTCAAGAACGGTAAAGTCAAATATATTGCAGGACGGTACCAATTCATTTGGCGGCAAATATCGTTATGCCAATGCTGAAATGAGCTACGAGATAGATACCCTGAACCTGCTTACCGGTTCATTTGAATTTTTTCACGGCGAATTTGACCAGGACGGCTCACAGCGATCGGCCCAGACAAATGCCGTTGGCGATCTAACCCAGGGCTATAACCTGTTGAGCAATGGCTATAATCACGATCAGGGGCTTGATGCATCCCTCAATTATCAGTTAGGTTTTAAAGGGCATAAAGATGAGTTGCTTACCGTATCCTACAAATACAGTTACGGGCCGACCAAAAATTTTACCGACAACCAGTTTTCGGACAGGGTTAATTATTACAATGCCCTTCAGCCCGATTTCAGGCAGTATAATAACGCCGGTAACCGTGAGCATACTTTCCAGTTAGATTATACTTACCCGCTAAAAAAGATCAGTATCGAGGCCGGGGGTAAAGTGATCCTCCGTAACAATTTTAGCGATTACAGGCGCGAGGATAAAGATTCAACCAGCTCGGTGTATAATGTAAACACGGGGCAAACCGGTGAGTTTGATTATCACCAGGACGTGTACAGTGCTTATAACTCGTACCAGTTAAAGATGGACAAATGGACAGGCAAAGCAGGTTTACGATTGGAACATACCCAGGTAAATGCTGTGTTTACAGGTACGCCGCTTGATAAGAGTTATAATAACTTTATTCCATCGGTATCTATCCAGCGCGCGCTGAAAAGCAGCAGTATTAGCCTGGGTTTCACCCAGCGCATTCAAAGACCGGGTATTTATCAGTTAAACCCTTTTATTGATAAATCGAACCCTAAATTCATCAACACCGGTAACCCCGATCTGAAACCCGAATTGAATAACACTTTTGAGTTGAACTACAGCAATTTTACAAAGGGGTCTATCAATGTTGGTTTAAGCTATGCATTCTCCAACAATGCTATCCAGAATGTGACCAGCTTAGTTCAAAATAACGCCGGCGATCATATTGACACGGTTACTTTTACTACTTATCAAAACCTGGGCAGTAACCGTACACTTGGTTTAAACCTCAATACTAATTATTCCATTACTAAAAAGTTTACGGTTAATATCAACGGGCAAATTTCGCATGTGTGGTTAAAAGGGACTTACAACGGCCAGTTTTATAAAAATGATGGCTACACCGGCAACGCTTTTGCTAATATCGGCTATAAGTTTGATGACGGCTATCGCATTGGTCTTAATGCCGGTTTCTTCAGTGGCGATGTTACCTTGCAGGGAAAATCGAGCAATTTTATTTATAACTCCTATGTGGTTTCAAAAGAGTTCCTGAATAAAAAACTAACTATATCTGCGGTAGCCAACAACCCGTACAGCAAGTACCGCACCTTCAGGTCAACTACGCACACGGTTAACTTTGACCAGGAATCGTTGTACCATAACCGCTACCGTAACTTTGCTATCAGGCTAAACTATAAGTTTGGCAAGCTGAATGGTGATATCAAAAAGAACCAGCGCGGTATTAATAACGACGATACCAAAGGCGGTGGTAAAAGCAACAGCGGGGGTAACGGATAA